The following are encoded in a window of Ruminiclostridium herbifermentans genomic DNA:
- the sigF gene encoding RNA polymerase sporulation sigma factor SigF, producing the protein MKEITDEEVRSLIEDAKAGDRQAQTILVEKNMGLIWSIVKRFQNRGYEIDDLFQIGSIGLIKAINKFDSAYNVKFSTYAVPMIIGEIKRFIRDDGIIKVSRSLKEISSRARITKEIMCKELGREPTITEIASKMNVSAEELVMAFEAGCSPESLYSTIGEGDNSPILLIDRINADNNSSEIDLIDKIAIRQILDTLDTRERQIIILRYFKEKTQVQIAKLLGISQVQVSRIEKKILNDIKLKMIANNN; encoded by the coding sequence AACAGATGAAGAGGTAAGGTCACTTATTGAAGATGCTAAGGCTGGAGACAGGCAAGCACAGACAATATTAGTTGAAAAAAATATGGGTCTTATTTGGAGTATTGTAAAAAGATTTCAAAATAGAGGCTATGAAATTGATGATTTGTTTCAAATAGGTAGTATTGGACTAATTAAAGCCATTAATAAGTTTGATTCAGCTTATAATGTAAAGTTTTCTACATATGCCGTTCCTATGATTATTGGAGAAATAAAAAGGTTTATCAGAGATGATGGGATAATAAAGGTTAGTAGATCCCTCAAAGAAATCTCTTCAAGAGCTCGAATAACGAAAGAGATTATGTGCAAGGAACTTGGTAGAGAGCCTACAATAACAGAAATTGCTTCAAAAATGAATGTTTCTGCAGAAGAATTAGTTATGGCTTTTGAAGCGGGATGTTCTCCTGAATCGTTATATAGTACTATTGGGGAAGGTGACAACTCACCAATATTGCTAATAGATAGAATAAATGCTGATAATAATAGCAGCGAGATAGACTTAATTGATAAAATTGCAATAAGGCAGATTCTAGATACATTAGATACAAGAGAGCGGCAAATAATAATATTGCGATATTTTAAAGAAAAGACACAGGTACAGATAGCAAAGCTTCTTGGGATTTCACAAGTACAGGTATCTCGTATAGAGAAAAAAATTTTAAACGATATTAAGCTAAAAATGATAGCAAATAACAATTGA